The Saccharicrinis carchari genomic sequence CCCTTAAATGGAGTAGGCACCACTATTAAATAAACATCAGCCGCTTTCACTACCGTTGATGCACTTAAAAAACCTTGCTTAACCGCCTGGTCCACATAGGTGTTTAATTCGGGTTCCACAATATGGATTTCGCCCCGGTTGATTGTCTCCACTATTTGGGCGTTGATATCCATACCATATACTTTAATTTTGTTATAGGCAATTAATGCACTTGTAGGCAGGCCAATGTAACCCAGGCCAAGGGTAGATACGGTAATATTCTTCATGGTTTTAATTTGGTATCAAGTAGTGAATATCAAGATTACGTGCAAAGTAGTAAGTTCAATACATCGCCGTGCGAAACACGTTAATGGAAGTGTCTCGGCCTAACAGGAGGCATGTTAAAGTCCGAAAAAATTCGGCTTTACTGTTTTACTAAATAATCGACTATGCGTTCCGATGCTTTGCCGTCGCCGTAGGGGTTGTGGAGCATGGTCATTTTATTATATCGGTTTTGGTTGTCCAATAAGTCGGTGGCCTCGTGCAGTATTTTATCTTTATCGGTGCCTACCAGAATTACTGTTCCTGCCTCTACCGCTTCGGGACGTTCGGTGGTATCACGCATCACCAAAACGGGCTTGCCCAAGCTGGGTGCTTCCTCCTGCACCCCGCCACTATCGGTAATAATTAAATAGGCTTTGTCCATGAGCCATATAAAAGCTTCGTAAGGCAACGGAGCAATGAGGTGAATGTTGGTATTATCGCCCAATATGGAATACACCGGCTTTTGCACATTGGGATTCAGGTGTACCGGATATATTACCTGCACATCATCCCGTTGGGCAATGCGGTTCAAAGCATCGCAGATATCAAGAAAACCTTGTCCGTGATTTTCTCTTCGATGGCCGGTAACTACAACCAGCTTTTTATCGGCATCAATTATTTCCTTTAACTTGTTGATGTCCTCATTATCCTGAATACGGTTAACGATATCCACACTTTCCAGTAGAGCATCGATAACGGTATTTCCGGTAACCACAATGGCGTCTTCCGGTGTTTTTTCGCTCAGCAGGTTGCTTTTAGACATAGTAGTAGGCGAAAAGTGATAATCTGCAATTTTACCTGTGATTTGCCTGTTGAGCTCCTCAGGGAAGGGCGCCAATTTATTGTAAGTGCGTAGGCCGGCTTCCACATGGCCTACTTTAGCTCCGCTATAAAATGCCGCCAATGCAGCAGCCGTAGAGGTGGTAGTATCCCCATGCACCAATACATAATCGGGCTTAAAGTCTTCGAGCACCGGTTTCAGACCATTGATAATATCACCCGTTAAGGAATGTAAGTTCTGATTGGGCTTCATTAAATCCAAATCGTAATCGGGTTTAATTTTAAAAAAATCCAACACTTGATCCAGCATTTCGCGATGCTGTGCGGTTACACAGACCCTGGTATTGAAATGACTACTGTTTTTATTAAACTCCCTGACTACAGGTGCCATTTTTATGGCTTCGGGCCTGGTTCCGAATACAATGAGAACTTTTTTCATGTTACTTTGCTGTTTTTTATTAAAATTTTTTAATAAATCCCATCTTCACCGCTTTGCGCCGATTCTTCCCTCTCCCATTTTAGGAGGGAGCGGGAAGTACTGCACCACAGGTGCAGGGATGGGGGGCTATCCCCAAAACACCACACCTCCGGGTACGCTTCGCCTCCTGAGCCACATAAATTGTGTCAGCATAAGGGCATAACAAGTAAGAATACTTTTATTTATATACGAAAAATAGAAACGCTTATTATGCATATTCCTATTCAATACGTTCACTTATCGAAAAACTTACGCTGAAAAATTAAAATGGAGGCGATACCAATAGTTATTGCAGAATCCGCGACATTGAATACCGGGCGAAAAAACACAAAATCATCGCCCCCAAAAAAGGGCATCCAATTTGGAAACGTTCCGTTGATCAATGGAAAATAAAACATATCCACCACCTTGCCATGTAAAAATGAGGAATAGCCTCCTTCGGCCGGAAACATGGTAGCTACTTGTGGGTAACTATCGTTAAAAATCATACCGTAAAAGGCACTGTCGATGATGTTGCCGAGCGCTCCTGCCAGCACCAGGGATATGCTGACGATAAGCCCGGTGGGTGCATTTTTTTTACCGAGCTGATACAGGTAATACCCTATACCAATTACAGCTATGATGCGAAATACACTTAAGATTATCTTACCAAATTCGCCTGCCAGCTCCATCCCAAAGGCCATTCCGTTGTTCTCGATAAAATGGATGATAAACCAATTTCCGATCACACTAAACTCTTCACCCAGCATCATATTTGTTTTTACCCAAATTTTTAATGCCTGATCGATGACCAATACCAGTAAAATTATAAAAACCGGCTTCTTAAAAATTGAAAGCATTTATTTCTGGTTTAGTTTGGCATCGATGCTTAAAGTGGCATGTGGAACAGCCTTTAATCGTTCTTTTGCTATCAGCTTACCCGTTTCGCGACATACACCGTAGGTTTTATTTTCGATACGAACAAGTGCTGCTTGCAGGTGCTGAATAAACTTTAATTGACGCTGAGCCAGTTTCCCAGCCTCCTCTTTTGAGAGCACGGCAGCACCTTCTTCCAATACTTTAAAAGTAGGCGAGGTATCTTGCGTATCGTTACCATCGCCTTGGGTAATGGTATTACGCAACAGTTCATAGTCTTTCTTAGCCTTATCTAACTTGG encodes the following:
- the wecB gene encoding non-hydrolyzing UDP-N-acetylglucosamine 2-epimerase; its protein translation is MKKVLIVFGTRPEAIKMAPVVREFNKNSSHFNTRVCVTAQHREMLDQVLDFFKIKPDYDLDLMKPNQNLHSLTGDIINGLKPVLEDFKPDYVLVHGDTTTSTAAALAAFYSGAKVGHVEAGLRTYNKLAPFPEELNRQITGKIADYHFSPTTMSKSNLLSEKTPEDAIVVTGNTVIDALLESVDIVNRIQDNEDINKLKEIIDADKKLVVVTGHRRENHGQGFLDICDALNRIAQRDDVQVIYPVHLNPNVQKPVYSILGDNTNIHLIAPLPYEAFIWLMDKAYLIITDSGGVQEEAPSLGKPVLVMRDTTERPEAVEAGTVILVGTDKDKILHEATDLLDNQNRYNKMTMLHNPYGDGKASERIVDYLVKQ
- a CDS encoding lipoprotein signal peptidase; amino-acid sequence: MLSIFKKPVFIILLVLVIDQALKIWVKTNMMLGEEFSVIGNWFIIHFIENNGMAFGMELAGEFGKIILSVFRIIAVIGIGYYLYQLGKKNAPTGLIVSISLVLAGALGNIIDSAFYGMIFNDSYPQVATMFPAEGGYSSFLHGKVVDMFYFPLINGTFPNWMPFFGGDDFVFFRPVFNVADSAITIGIASILIFQRKFFDK
- a CDS encoding TraR/DksA family transcriptional regulator, with translation MTEKTRYSSEELQEFKQLINAKLDKAKKDYELLRNTITQGDGNDTQDTSPTFKVLEEGAAVLSKEEAGKLAQRQLKFIQHLQAALVRIENKTYGVCRETGKLIAKERLKAVPHATLSIDAKLNQK